A genomic region of Raphanus sativus cultivar WK10039 chromosome 6, ASM80110v3, whole genome shotgun sequence contains the following coding sequences:
- the LOC108812933 gene encoding bifunctional 3-dehydroquinate dehydratase/shikimate dehydrogenase, chloroplastic produces MATARLTYPPHLLATPRSSSSPTSIANLRLLPASHFSLRFKSSFSSAETTSVPVPLVFSDRQRRQRMEEPSNACVASNTTEKEIASQEIAKNPSLICAPVMADSIDKMVAETHKAQELGADLVEIRLDSLKEFNNPLEDLKTIINKSPLPTLFTYRPKWEGGRYEGDENERLDVLRLAMELGADYIDVELKVASEFIKSIKGKKPENFRVIVSSHNYQSTPSVEDLSDLALRIQEAGADIVKIATTAVDITDVARMFHITSNAQVPTIGLVMGERGLMSRILCSKFGGYLTFGTLESGKVSAPGQPTIKELLDLYNFRRIGPDTKVYGIIGKPVSHSKSPVVHNQAFKSVDYNGVYVHLLVDDLASFLKTYSSSDFAGFSCTIPHKEAALKCCDEVDPLAKSIGAVNTILRRQSDGKLLGYNTDCIGCISAIEDGLRSSSGPSSVPSSSSPLAGKTVVVIGAGGAGKALAYGAKEKGAKVVIANRTYERAVELAEAIGGKALSLTDLDNFHPEDGMVLANTTSMGMQPNADETPISKHALKHYALVFDAVYTPRITRLLREAEECGAVTVSGSEMFVRQAYEQFEIFTGLPAPKELYWQIMSKY; encoded by the exons ATGGCTACTGCTCGTCTCACCTACCCTCCTCATCTCCTCGCCACCCcacgatcatcatcatcaccaaccTCCATCGCCAACCTCCGTCTTCTTCCGGCCTCCCATTTCTCCCTCCGCTTCAAATCTAGCTTCTCCTCCGCCGAAACCACAAGTGTGCCGGTTCCGTTAGTGTTTTCCGATCGACAGCGACGTCAGAGGATGGAGGAACCAAGCAATGCCTGC GTGGCTTCAAACACCACGGAGAAGGAGATCGCAAGTCAAGAAATTGCGAAGAATCCGAGCTTGATCTGTGCTCCAGTGATGGCGGATTCAATAGACAAGATGGTGGCTGAAACTCACAAAGCACAGGAGTTGGGTGCAGACTTGGTGGAAATAAGATTAGATAGTCTCAAAGAGTTCAACAACCCTCTCGAGGatcttaaaactattataaacAAATCTCCTCTCCCCACTCTATTCACCTACAG GCCAAAATGGGAAGGCGGTCGATACGAAGGCGATGAAAACGAGCGTCTGGATGTGCTCCGTTTGGCTATGGAACTAGGAGCTGATTACATCGATGTCGAACTTAAG GTTGCAAGTGAGTTCATCAAATCTATTAAAGGAAAGAAGCCTGAAAATTTCAGAGTCATTGTTTCGTCGCATAACTATCAGAGCACCCCTTCTGTCGAAGATCTCAGCGACCTTGCTTTAAGAATACAAGAAGCTGGAGCCGACATTGTGAAAATCGCTACTACAGCTGTGGATATAACAGATGTTGCTCGCATGTTCCATATCACCTCAAACGCTCAA GTTCCTACAATAGGACTTGTTATGGGAGAAAGAGGACTAATGTCTCGGATTCTCTGTTCGAAGTTTGGTGGATACTTGACCTTCGGCACTTTAGAATCCGGGAAAGTTTCAGCTCCTGGCCAGCCGACGATCAAGGAACTGTTGGATCTTTACAACTTCAGGAGGATTGGTCCTGACACTAAGGTGTATGGAATCATTGGGAAGCCTGTCAGCCACAGCAAATCACCTGTTGTTCACAATCAAGCTTTCAAGTCGGTTGATTATAATGGAGTCTATGTTCATCTCTTGGTTGATGATCTTGCAAGCTTTCTCAAAACTTACTCATCCTCTGATTTCGCTGGATTCAG CTGTACAATTCCACACAAAGAAGCTGCTTTGAAATGTTGTGATGAGGTTGATCCATTGGCAAAG tcTATAGGAGCTGTGAACACTATACTAAGGAGACAAAGCGACGGCAAGTTGCTGGGTTACAACACGGATTGTATTGGTTGCATTTCTGCTATTGAGGATGGCCTTCGAA gCTCAAGTGGTCCAAGCAGtgtaccttcttcttcttcgccatTAGCCGGTAAAACAGTGGTGGTTATTGGTGCTGGTGGAGCAGGCAAGGCACTTGCTTATGGTGCAAAAGAGAAGGGTGCCAAGGTTGTGATTGCTAATCGAACTTATG AACGAGCAGTAGAACTCGCAGAAGCAATTGGAGGCAAAGCGTTATCTCTCACGGATTTAGATAACTTCCACCCAGAAGATGGCATGGTTTTGGCCAACACCACGTCTATGGGAATGCAACCAAATGCTGATGAGACTCCCATCTCCAAG CATGCATTGAAGCACTACGCACTGGTGTTTGATGCGGTTTATACACCAAGAATCACACGACTGTTACGGGAAGCAGAAGAATGCGGAGCAGTGACAGTGTCAGGCTCAGAGATGTTTGTGAGGCAGGCTTACGAGCAGTTTGAGATTTTCACCGGTTTGCCCG CTCCAAAGGAACTATATTGGCAAATCATGTCAAAGTACTGA
- the LOC108812934 gene encoding uncharacterized protein LOC108812934 isoform X2 has protein sequence MMMKQQDSSAQQPEIAIIVGGSSSSPPPQADHQVQEKSTEDAPRSGTHLDLSIQIPTKPKSSLKSTSSFKTVSTSSPRGILRNLSFKKKAVVAHPQSERSSLLSPPHLMETPIKPNITSGSTPSPYWKRCLSLPTRHASKLSPKASAHVSVEPPNEKGEKEDCILLQKDSTYPSVSRSLSMPGRNIVIVRSISFDNHKAHVSSETDQTSHVPTEETDEEIPEEEAVCRICLDVLEEGNTLKMECSCKGDLRLVHEACAIKWFSTKGTRTCDVCRQEVQNLPVMLLRVPTTNQSNNRRARGQQNIQSQTASAWQEFVVLVLISAVCYFFFLEQLLIRDLNTKAVYIAGPFSLTLGLLASVFASVLAIREYIWTYAALEFALVGILVHLLYTIVRVSAIYAILFAGVLGFGIAVCLNSLYLYYFAWRVRLAAQNSLPV, from the exons GCTGATCATCAGGTGCAAGAAAAATCTACTGAAGATGCACCGAGGAGCGGAACCCACTTGGATCTTTCTATACAGATACCCACTAAACCAAAGAGTTCACTGAAGTCCACAAGTTCATTCAAAACCGTTAGTACATCCTCACCAAGAGGGATCTTGCGCAACCTAAGCTTCAAGAAGAAAGCTGTAGTAGCTCATCCGCAAAGCGAGAGAAGCTCTCTACTATCTCCTCCCCATCTCATGGAAACACCTATAAAGCCTAATATCACTTCCGGTTCAACACCTTCTCCTTATTGGAAAAGATGCTTGTCCCTTCCAACTAGACATGCTTCAAAGCTGTCTCCTAAGGCATCTGCACATGTTTCAGTTGAACCACCTAAT gaaaaaggagaaaaagaagattGTATTCTGTTACAGAAAGATTCAACTTATCCATCAGTTTCAAGGTCCTTGTCCATGCCTGGGAGGAACATAGTGATCGTGAGATCCATTTCCTTTGACAACCACAAAGCTCATGTTTCCTCTGAGACAGATCAAACCTCTCATGTTCCCACGGAAGAAACAGATGAAGAGATTCCAGAAGAAGAAGCGGTGTGCAGAATCTGTCTAGACGTGTTGGAAGAAGGCAACACTCTGAAAATGGAGTGCAGCTGCAAAGGCGATCTCAGACTTGTTCACGAAGCGTGTGCCATCAAGTGGTTTAGCACAAAGGGGACGAGAACCTGTGACGTTTGCAGACAAGAAGTCCAGAACTTACCGGTTATGTTGCTTCGTGTGCCGACGACTAACCAATCAAACAACAGACGTGCTCGCGGTCAACAGAATATACAGTCACAAACCGCTAG TGCTTGGCAAGAGTTTGTGGTGCTAGTTCTGATCAGCGCAGTCTGTtacttcttcttcctcgagCAGTTACTG ATTAGGGACTTGAACACGAAAGCCGTCTACATAGCAGGACCGTTTTCATTAACGTTGGGACTCTTAGCATCTGTTTTCGCCAGTGTCCTTG CTATTAGAGAGTACATATGGACATATGCAGCACTTGAGTTTGCGCTTGTGGGCATCTTGGTTCATCTACTATATACTATA GTGAGAGTATCTGCAATCTATGCTATACTTTTTGCAGGGGTACTTGGTTTTGGGATAGCAGTGTGCCTTAACTCATTGTACCTTTATTATTTCGCTTGGCGTGTACGTCTTGCTGCACAGAACTCACTTCCAGTTTGA
- the LOC108812934 gene encoding uncharacterized protein LOC108812934 isoform X1 translates to MMMKQQDSSAQQPEIAIIVGGSSSSPPPQADHQVQEKSTEDAPRSGTHLDLSIQIPTKPKSSLKSTSSFKTVSTSSPRGILRNLSFKKKAVVAHPQSERSSLLSPPHLMETPIKPNITSGSTPSPYWKRCLSLPTRHASKLSPKASAHVSVEPPNQEKGEKEDCILLQKDSTYPSVSRSLSMPGRNIVIVRSISFDNHKAHVSSETDQTSHVPTEETDEEIPEEEAVCRICLDVLEEGNTLKMECSCKGDLRLVHEACAIKWFSTKGTRTCDVCRQEVQNLPVMLLRVPTTNQSNNRRARGQQNIQSQTASAWQEFVVLVLISAVCYFFFLEQLLIRDLNTKAVYIAGPFSLTLGLLASVFASVLAIREYIWTYAALEFALVGILVHLLYTIVRVSAIYAILFAGVLGFGIAVCLNSLYLYYFAWRVRLAAQNSLPV, encoded by the exons GCTGATCATCAGGTGCAAGAAAAATCTACTGAAGATGCACCGAGGAGCGGAACCCACTTGGATCTTTCTATACAGATACCCACTAAACCAAAGAGTTCACTGAAGTCCACAAGTTCATTCAAAACCGTTAGTACATCCTCACCAAGAGGGATCTTGCGCAACCTAAGCTTCAAGAAGAAAGCTGTAGTAGCTCATCCGCAAAGCGAGAGAAGCTCTCTACTATCTCCTCCCCATCTCATGGAAACACCTATAAAGCCTAATATCACTTCCGGTTCAACACCTTCTCCTTATTGGAAAAGATGCTTGTCCCTTCCAACTAGACATGCTTCAAAGCTGTCTCCTAAGGCATCTGCACATGTTTCAGTTGAACCACCTAAT CaggaaaaaggagaaaaagaagattGTATTCTGTTACAGAAAGATTCAACTTATCCATCAGTTTCAAGGTCCTTGTCCATGCCTGGGAGGAACATAGTGATCGTGAGATCCATTTCCTTTGACAACCACAAAGCTCATGTTTCCTCTGAGACAGATCAAACCTCTCATGTTCCCACGGAAGAAACAGATGAAGAGATTCCAGAAGAAGAAGCGGTGTGCAGAATCTGTCTAGACGTGTTGGAAGAAGGCAACACTCTGAAAATGGAGTGCAGCTGCAAAGGCGATCTCAGACTTGTTCACGAAGCGTGTGCCATCAAGTGGTTTAGCACAAAGGGGACGAGAACCTGTGACGTTTGCAGACAAGAAGTCCAGAACTTACCGGTTATGTTGCTTCGTGTGCCGACGACTAACCAATCAAACAACAGACGTGCTCGCGGTCAACAGAATATACAGTCACAAACCGCTAG TGCTTGGCAAGAGTTTGTGGTGCTAGTTCTGATCAGCGCAGTCTGTtacttcttcttcctcgagCAGTTACTG ATTAGGGACTTGAACACGAAAGCCGTCTACATAGCAGGACCGTTTTCATTAACGTTGGGACTCTTAGCATCTGTTTTCGCCAGTGTCCTTG CTATTAGAGAGTACATATGGACATATGCAGCACTTGAGTTTGCGCTTGTGGGCATCTTGGTTCATCTACTATATACTATA GTGAGAGTATCTGCAATCTATGCTATACTTTTTGCAGGGGTACTTGGTTTTGGGATAGCAGTGTGCCTTAACTCATTGTACCTTTATTATTTCGCTTGGCGTGTACGTCTTGCTGCACAGAACTCACTTCCAGTTTGA